A window of Prolixibacter sp. SD074 contains these coding sequences:
- a CDS encoding putative porin, giving the protein MNFQKQIGFLLFLLLMAGTAKAQRGMPENVGKERLSAASKQKKDSIVSIIHVYNLVDGLSRPQQVQLDTALADFQEYNPTYENNISVQNLGNLGTAYQSNQFFNRINYSDFIFLNNHGAYGVWPKTNEYYNTTTPYTLLQYGQWFSNRPNGETWLDVLHTQNVTPEFNFGIHYGSIGSQGKYLNAEAKNNNLSMFLSYNGPKYDLWFTIGHNSFKNQESGGLLRPTDIANPDLKPENMPVWLDGANSKMQNLYASLSHQFKVGSWKEVKEGDEMFQKFIPRVAFMHTIDFADSKRTFTETDPNPFFVFRNPVDTVYFYGSDHQPLINSKQGSTSAYATNDIAGETRVTNTFRVKVLESAGRKYSFGEQAFIGNDLIKVYYPRKGADNTVGLTQSHNLTNTYIGGALYRTEGTFWSWNAFGKYYIQGYKFGDFEITGYVEKPIRTKRDTSVVHIYGRMQNTTPDYFLQHYFSNHYEWDNNFDRTYNLSVGGYYDNPHWRLTTGADYRIVNNYVYFNENAVPGQASSEFSVMQAYLAKEFVAGGLHFYNKLVYQWTTTDKYLHLPEMMFRNRTYYQTLVLQVLHVQIGFDFHYETSYYADNYNPATGRFYIQNTEKIGNYPWLDAFINLKLKRTRFYLKYSNLGEMFMNGGYFRTPTYPEQIATMSFGVAWSFYN; this is encoded by the coding sequence ATGAATTTTCAGAAGCAAATAGGATTCTTATTGTTCCTGCTGCTCATGGCCGGTACAGCGAAAGCTCAGCGCGGGATGCCCGAAAACGTAGGGAAAGAACGTCTGTCTGCTGCCAGTAAACAGAAAAAGGATTCCATTGTATCGATTATTCATGTTTATAATTTGGTAGACGGCTTATCCCGCCCCCAGCAGGTACAGCTTGATACAGCATTGGCCGATTTCCAGGAGTACAACCCCACCTACGAGAATAACATTTCAGTACAGAATCTGGGTAACCTCGGAACAGCTTATCAAAGCAATCAATTCTTTAATCGTATTAATTATTCTGATTTCATTTTTTTGAATAATCATGGAGCCTACGGCGTTTGGCCGAAAACCAACGAATATTATAATACCACTACTCCGTATACGCTATTGCAGTATGGACAATGGTTTAGCAACCGCCCCAACGGGGAAACCTGGTTGGATGTCTTGCACACGCAGAATGTCACGCCTGAATTCAACTTTGGCATTCACTATGGTTCGATTGGATCGCAAGGAAAATATTTGAACGCCGAGGCTAAGAATAATAATCTTAGTATGTTTCTCAGTTATAATGGCCCTAAATACGACTTGTGGTTCACGATAGGACATAACTCTTTCAAAAACCAGGAGAGCGGTGGATTACTTCGTCCCACCGATATTGCCAATCCTGATTTGAAGCCTGAAAATATGCCGGTGTGGCTTGATGGGGCTAACAGTAAAATGCAGAATCTTTATGCCAGCCTGTCACACCAGTTCAAGGTCGGGAGCTGGAAGGAAGTGAAAGAAGGTGATGAGATGTTCCAAAAATTCATCCCTCGTGTAGCTTTTATGCATACCATCGATTTTGCCGACAGTAAGCGAACGTTCACGGAAACCGATCCCAACCCGTTTTTTGTATTTCGTAATCCGGTCGACACGGTTTATTTCTACGGAAGTGACCATCAGCCGTTGATTAATTCGAAGCAAGGTTCAACCTCTGCATATGCAACTAACGATATTGCCGGAGAAACTCGTGTTACCAATACTTTCCGTGTGAAAGTGCTGGAATCGGCCGGCCGGAAATATTCATTCGGGGAACAAGCTTTCATCGGTAACGACTTGATTAAAGTTTATTACCCCAGAAAAGGGGCTGACAACACCGTGGGTTTAACCCAATCGCATAACCTCACGAATACTTATATCGGTGGTGCGTTATACCGTACCGAAGGAACGTTCTGGAGTTGGAACGCTTTTGGAAAATATTACATCCAAGGATATAAATTCGGTGATTTTGAGATCACCGGTTATGTCGAAAAGCCCATTCGCACCAAGCGTGATACATCGGTGGTCCATATTTACGGAAGAATGCAAAATACGACGCCCGATTATTTCTTGCAGCATTACTTCTCGAATCATTATGAATGGGACAATAATTTCGACAGAACCTACAACTTATCAGTGGGCGGATATTATGACAATCCGCATTGGCGGCTGACCACTGGTGCTGACTATCGTATCGTTAATAATTACGTTTATTTTAACGAAAACGCAGTTCCCGGGCAGGCAAGCTCGGAGTTCTCGGTCATGCAGGCTTATCTGGCCAAGGAATTTGTGGCAGGAGGATTGCATTTTTATAACAAGCTTGTTTATCAATGGACTACTACTGATAAATATCTTCATCTCCCGGAGATGATGTTCCGGAACCGTACATATTATCAAACGCTGGTTTTGCAGGTTCTGCACGTTCAAATCGGGTTTGATTTTCATTATGAAACCAGCTATTATGCTGATAATTACAATCCGGCTACTGGTAGGTTTTATATTCAGAATACCGAAAAAATCGGTAACTACCCATGGCTCGATGCCTTTATCAACCTTAAACTGAAACGTACCCGGTTCTATCTAAAATATTCGAACCTGGGTGAAATGTTTATGAATGGGGGCTATTTCAGAACCCCGACTTATCCTGAACAGATTGCAACTATGTCCTTTGGCGTTGCCTGGTCGTTCTACAACTAG
- a CDS encoding polyprenol monophosphomannose synthase yields the protein MPDSVVIIPTYNEKENIERMIRTIFGLGHPFHLLIIDDNSPDGTADIIKRLMPEYEGRLHLLQREGKLGLGTAYITGFQWAIEHGYEYIFEMDADFSHDPKDLIRLHDACAEKGADVAIGSRYITGINVINWPLGRVLMSYFASVYVRIVTRMPVMDTTAGFKCYRREALETINLDKVRMKGYGFQIEMKFTAWKFGFNIVEVPIIFTERQEGSSKMSGGIFGEAFFGVMKMKIRSWFRAYKR from the coding sequence GTGCCAGACAGCGTAGTAATTATTCCCACATACAACGAAAAGGAGAATATTGAGCGGATGATCCGCACCATATTTGGCCTCGGGCATCCGTTTCATCTGTTAATTATTGATGACAATTCGCCCGACGGAACTGCCGACATTATTAAACGTTTAATGCCTGAATATGAGGGCAGGCTTCACCTCTTGCAACGCGAAGGAAAGCTTGGCCTGGGTACGGCTTACATTACCGGTTTCCAATGGGCCATTGAACATGGATATGAATATATTTTCGAGATGGACGCCGACTTTTCGCATGATCCAAAAGATTTGATTCGACTTCATGACGCTTGCGCGGAAAAAGGGGCGGATGTTGCCATCGGTTCGCGTTACATCACCGGGATCAATGTGATTAACTGGCCATTGGGGCGCGTATTGATGTCGTATTTTGCCTCGGTATATGTTCGGATCGTTACCCGGATGCCCGTGATGGATACGACGGCCGGCTTTAAATGTTACCGCCGGGAAGCGCTGGAGACCATCAATCTCGATAAAGTCAGGATGAAAGGTTACGGATTTCAGATTGAGATGAAATTTACCGCCTGGAAATTTGGCTTCAACATTGTGGAAGTCCCGATTATCTTCACCGAAAGGCAGGAAGGGTCGTCGAAAATGAGCGGCGGAATATTCGGAGAAGCCTTTTTCGGGGTGATGAAAATGAAAATCAGAAGTTGGTTCAGAGCCTACAAACGGTGA
- a CDS encoding dihydroorotase codes for MKDIVIRDAKVVNEGKIMKGTSILIRNGNIEKIFRKEIPENVLAKAEVIDASGKLLLPGAIDDQVHFREPGLTHKAEIATESRAAVAGGITSFMEMPNTIPQATTQELLEQKYARAAEVSMANYSFYMGATNDNLDEVLKTDPQSVCGVKVFMGSSTGNMLVDNPETLAKLFSKSKMLIATHCEDEPTIQANLAAAKEKYGEDIPISEHPKIRSAEACFLSTSKAVELAKKHGTRLHVLHLSTAKEMALFDAKPLKDKKITAEACVHHLWFSDTDYEKYGTHIKWNPAVKTANDREALLEALEEGRIDVIATDHAPHTEEEKDNKYLKAPSGGPLVQHALVAMLELSRNGKISIEKVVEKMCHAPAELFGVKKRGYIRKGYKADLVLVEPSRWIVSKDNLHYKCQWSPFEGESFYYQVTHTFVNGNLVYENTNADGKGKFNEAFRGERLTFDRK; via the coding sequence ATGAAGGATATTGTCATCAGGGATGCGAAGGTGGTGAATGAAGGTAAAATAATGAAAGGGACAAGCATCCTGATCCGAAACGGAAACATTGAGAAAATTTTTCGTAAAGAAATACCGGAAAACGTTTTGGCCAAAGCCGAAGTGATTGATGCTTCCGGAAAACTCCTCCTGCCAGGCGCCATCGATGACCAGGTACATTTCCGGGAACCCGGACTAACCCATAAAGCCGAGATTGCAACCGAATCGAGAGCAGCCGTTGCCGGCGGCATCACTTCCTTTATGGAAATGCCCAACACCATTCCCCAGGCAACCACGCAGGAATTACTCGAACAAAAATATGCCCGTGCAGCCGAGGTTTCGATGGCCAACTACTCCTTTTACATGGGAGCCACCAACGACAACCTCGACGAAGTATTGAAAACTGATCCCCAATCGGTTTGCGGTGTAAAAGTATTTATGGGCTCTTCCACCGGTAATATGCTGGTCGACAATCCCGAAACACTGGCCAAACTCTTTAGCAAATCGAAGATGCTGATTGCCACGCATTGCGAGGATGAACCTACCATCCAGGCTAACCTGGCAGCAGCCAAAGAAAAATACGGCGAAGACATTCCGATAAGCGAACATCCGAAGATCAGAAGTGCGGAAGCCTGCTTCCTGAGCACATCCAAAGCGGTTGAACTGGCGAAAAAACATGGTACCCGTTTGCACGTTTTGCATCTTTCCACCGCCAAGGAGATGGCATTGTTCGACGCCAAACCCCTGAAGGACAAAAAAATTACCGCAGAAGCCTGTGTACACCACCTTTGGTTCAGCGACACGGATTACGAAAAATACGGCACACACATCAAATGGAACCCGGCAGTGAAAACAGCCAACGATAGGGAAGCGCTTCTCGAAGCATTGGAAGAAGGCCGGATTGATGTGATTGCGACCGACCATGCCCCGCATACCGAAGAGGAAAAAGATAACAAGTACCTGAAAGCGCCTTCCGGCGGACCCTTGGTGCAACACGCGCTGGTTGCCATGCTGGAACTGAGCCGTAATGGCAAAATCAGCATCGAGAAAGTGGTTGAGAAGATGTGCCATGCCCCGGCTGAACTTTTTGGCGTAAAAAAACGCGGCTACATCCGGAAAGGCTACAAAGCTGACCTGGTGTTGGTAGAACCATCGCGCTGGATCGTTTCGAAAGACAATCTCCACTACAAATGCCAGTGGTCGCCTTTTGAAGGCGAATCATTCTACTACCAGGTAACCCACACATTCGTGAATGGTAACCTCGTATACGAAAACACAAATGCCGACGGGAAAGGAAAATTCAACGAAGCGTTTCGCGGCGAACGTTTAACTTTTGACCGCAAATAA